GCGACGTTATCTTTTTCGCTCTACTTAAAACATGGTCATAAGTCATTATTGTTAAATTATGATAATTCGAATTCAGAATACGATAAGCTTCGCGTTCTTCGTCACACCAGTTATTAGACCTTCCAAATATTAATATACAACGAGGTTTTATTGTTTTTACATTGCCAACCCTCTCAAGAAACTTAATACTGTTTGCCTCACGTTCGACTTCATAAAGGTAAATAGTAGCTTGAGTAATTGCTTTAGTTAGTTCAATAGAAGGAACATAGTTACCATGATCTTTCTGTTCAAGCCAAAACTTTAAACTACCTTCTGGGCGCTTGATTTCAATTATATCAAGAAACCCATCATAGGCTTGGATTAAATAATCGCTTATATGTTCTGAGTCAATTTCTCGTTCATCTAGTATTTTCACAAATTCGCTTCCGAGTACCCAATCATTGCGTTTAAACCATTCTTGCCATCTTTGCTCAAGCAGGTTCCGACCGAGCATATTTTCGAACTCTATTATTGCTTTTTTTCTTGCGCGATTTTGCAGTCCGGCAATCAGGTCTTCAGGCAAAATGTTATTCTCTGCTATGAAATTTAATAATGTCTCTTGGTCTGGATTATCAAATATTGCTTTTAAATGCTCGGTTTTTTCGTGATCAAATTTTTCGTCAAGAGGAAAATATTCCCGAACGCCCTTCTTAAAGGGCTCGTAATTTTCTGACAAGAAATTGATTAGTTCGTGGAATTCATCACATTCTAAAGTTAATTCACTTTTTGGGGATGTATCTGTAGGCGTTTCGGAAGAGTCGTCGTTTTTGTTATATCTACCTATCTTGAGACAAATATCTTCCCGGAGTGCATCTTTATGATGGATTTTCCAAAAAACTACGCGAGTGACGGTTCTGGCCTTTTCTTTAAGAATTCCACGTAGATAATCAATACCGTTTTTGGTTGTCTTAATTGTTGTCATACT
This window of the Dehalococcoidia bacterium genome carries:
- a CDS encoding DUF4263 domain-containing protein; this encodes MTTIKTTKNGIDYLRGILKEKARTVTRVVFWKIHHKDALREDICLKIGRYNKNDDSSETPTDTSPKSELTLECDEFHELINFLSENYEPFKKGVREYFPLDEKFDHEKTEHLKAIFDNPDQETLLNFIAENNILPEDLIAGLQNRARKKAIIEFENMLGRNLLEQRWQEWFKRNDWVLGSEFVKILDEREIDSEHISDYLIQAYDGFLDIIEIKRPEGSLKFWLEQKDHGNYVPSIELTKAITQATIYLYEVEREANSIKFLERVGNVKTIKPRCILIFGRSNNWCDEEREAYRILNSNYHNLTIMTYDHVLSRAKKITSLNSEEAV